One Danio rerio strain Tuebingen ecotype United States chromosome 22, GRCz12tu, whole genome shotgun sequence genomic window carries:
- the kng1 gene encoding kininogen-1 isoform X3 has product MAQNESGDVLLVRFSSRETDCPAGGEKTWHECDYLQQADKALRICHAKVQFTEAGEELLLHDCLEPAIIASVAPCLGCPENIDVHKEELRQPLIHSLSKANSMINHVHFFIFKDLTSATKQVVAGFRYKLQFEIEKSNCTRPEFKIVTEECHPLLEKTEVLKCNSSVDVAPWRHEVPEVHVVCEAGVSKTNSRFKRPPGWSPLRMLPQAKESSEESKESISPPKHVALNCPTKPWKEFKPIIAPPNATEPSEPSADTALSDLDLIR; this is encoded by the exons GCGCAGAATGAATCGGGGGACGTTTTGTTGGTGCGGTTTTCCAGCAGAGAGACTGACTGTCCTGCTGGAGGAGAGAAGACTTGGCATGAGTGCGACTACCTACAGCAAGCAGATAAG GCTCTCAGGATCTGTCATGCCAAAGTCCAGTTTACagaagcaggagaggagctgctGCTGCATGACTGTTTAG AGCCGGCAATCATCGCCAGCGTCGCTCCTTGTCTGGGCTGTCCTGAAAATATTGATGTGCATAAGGAAGAGCTGAGACAGCCGCTCATCCACTCTCTGTCCAAAGCCAACAGCATGATCAACCACGTGCATTTCTTCATCTTCAAGGACCTGACGTCAGCAACTAAACAG GTTGTTGCAGGTTTCAGGTATAAACTGCAGTTTGAGATCGAGAAGAGCAACTGTACACGGCCAGAGTTCAAGATAGTAACTGAGGAGTGCCATCCACTGCTGGAGAAAACG GAGGTTTTGAAGTGTAACTCGAGTGTGGATGTGGCTCCTTGGAGACATGAGGTTCCAGAAGTGCATGTTGTTTGTGAGGCAGGCGTCTCGAAG ACCAACAGCAGGTTCAAACGGCCCCCAGGCTGGTCTCCTCTAAGGATGCTCCCACAAGCCAAAGAGTCCTCAGAGGAATCCAAGGAGAGCATCAGCCCCCCAAAACACGTCGCGCTGAACTGCCCAACCAAACCCTGGAAAGAGTTCAAGCCGATCATCGCTCCACCAAACGCCACTGAGCCCTCAGAGCCGAGCGCAGACACCGCTCTCAGCGACCTGGATCTGATCAGATGA
- the kng1 gene encoding kininogen-1 isoform X2, whose amino-acid sequence MAQNESGDVLLVRFSSRETDCPAGGEKTWHECDYLQQADKALRICHAKVQFTEAGEELLLHDCLAEPAIIASVAPCLGCPENIDVHKEELRQPLIHSLSKANSMINHVHFFIFKDLTSATKQVVAGFRYKLQFEIEKSNCTRPEFKIVTEECHPLLEKTEVLKCNSSVDVAPWRHEVPEVHVVCEAGVSKTNSRFKRPPGWSPLRMLPQAKESSEESKESISPPKHVALNCPTKPWKEFKPIIAPPNATEPSEPSADTALSDLDLIR is encoded by the exons GCGCAGAATGAATCGGGGGACGTTTTGTTGGTGCGGTTTTCCAGCAGAGAGACTGACTGTCCTGCTGGAGGAGAGAAGACTTGGCATGAGTGCGACTACCTACAGCAAGCAGATAAG GCTCTCAGGATCTGTCATGCCAAAGTCCAGTTTACagaagcaggagaggagctgctGCTGCATGACTGTTTAG CAGAGCCGGCAATCATCGCCAGCGTCGCTCCTTGTCTGGGCTGTCCTGAAAATATTGATGTGCATAAGGAAGAGCTGAGACAGCCGCTCATCCACTCTCTGTCCAAAGCCAACAGCATGATCAACCACGTGCATTTCTTCATCTTCAAGGACCTGACGTCAGCAACTAAACAG GTTGTTGCAGGTTTCAGGTATAAACTGCAGTTTGAGATCGAGAAGAGCAACTGTACACGGCCAGAGTTCAAGATAGTAACTGAGGAGTGCCATCCACTGCTGGAGAAAACG GAGGTTTTGAAGTGTAACTCGAGTGTGGATGTGGCTCCTTGGAGACATGAGGTTCCAGAAGTGCATGTTGTTTGTGAGGCAGGCGTCTCGAAG ACCAACAGCAGGTTCAAACGGCCCCCAGGCTGGTCTCCTCTAAGGATGCTCCCACAAGCCAAAGAGTCCTCAGAGGAATCCAAGGAGAGCATCAGCCCCCCAAAACACGTCGCGCTGAACTGCCCAACCAAACCCTGGAAAGAGTTCAAGCCGATCATCGCTCCACCAAACGCCACTGAGCCCTCAGAGCCGAGCGCAGACACCGCTCTCAGCGACCTGGATCTGATCAGATGA
- the LOC137490612 gene encoding niq CART3-like → MNALMFEVHRSGVSITMMTFFAGLLTFALALEVLQGHRQHLIWNGVVGRYIKSWDSALLLFRGESCFLDTMVGERIFLLTVTCSVLMLLVRCDEVLQIRSPEEDKAQEEKELIEALQEVLEKLRNKQIPAVEKKLGWVPSCDAGEQCAVRKGSRFGKLCSCPGGTACSFSILKCL, encoded by the exons ATGAATGCTCTGATGTTTGAAGTTCACAGGTCAGGCGTATCAATCACCATGATGACGTTCTTCGCTGGACTCCTCACGTTTGCATTGGCTTTAGAGGTCCTGCAGGGTCACCGTCAACATCTGATCTGGAACGGGGTTGTGGGAAGGTATATAAAATCCTGGGACAGTGCTCTGCTGTTATTTCGAGGAGAGTCCTGCTTCCTAGACACGATGGTCGGAGAGCGGATCTTTCTCCTGACCGTCACCTGCTCTGTTTTAATGCTGCTGGTTCGCTGTGATGAAGTTCTGCAGATCCGCTCGCCTGAGGAGGATAAGGCTCAGGAGGAGAAAGAGCTG ATTGAAGCTCTTCAAGAAGTTCTGGAAAAGCTGAGAAATAAACAGATTCCTGCTGTGGAGAAGAAGCTCGGCTGGGTTCCATCG tgtGATGCAGGCGAGCAGTGTGCGGTGCGGAAAGGCTCCCGCTTCGGGAAGTTGTGCAGTTGTCCAGGAGGAACCGCCTGCAGCTTCTCCATCCTCAAGTGCTTGTGA